A single genomic interval of Nodosilinea sp. PGN35 harbors:
- a CDS encoding isochorismate synthase MenF: MPVVSHCSDRDQTLQSAYRFLDRRLDQARQSHQPQLVSLSFDIPPVDPLVVLARLAPGGDRHLYLETPVAQRSVVGFGAALVYETAGVRRFAQARRFIEQWRSKTHRYSEAGPALALSGADGARFFCAFTFFADSPHGEATFPAATVVLPQWQLVRQGQQSVLTLNYLVTATSDVGAIIDGLAEQLRAVERLGTAPWRDPLPATRLPVQPAPEAGQRFRAAVNRALGYMSRHPVQKIVLAHALDWVSAEPIQPLAALGRLRQRYPDCHVFSVGQGNGRTFMGASPERLLSLTQGQLITDALAGSAPRGRVPSQDDCLAQELLHNPKERGEHRLVVEFLARQLQGVGLWPQYQPRPGVRRLSNIQHLHTPMRAGVPRHIHPLHLVEALHPTPAVAGVPTRAACDQILRFEDFDRSLYAAPLGWVGANGDSEFIVGIRSALVADSWVRLYAGAGIVAGSDPDREWAEIKLKLRALGESLV, encoded by the coding sequence ATGCCCGTTGTTTCTCACTGCTCCGATCGCGACCAAACGTTGCAGTCGGCCTACCGATTTTTAGATCGTCGGCTTGATCAGGCGCGGCAGAGTCATCAGCCCCAGCTGGTGAGCCTGAGTTTTGATATCCCCCCGGTAGACCCGCTGGTGGTGCTGGCCCGGCTGGCCCCAGGGGGCGATCGCCACCTGTATCTCGAAACCCCTGTAGCTCAGCGATCGGTGGTGGGCTTTGGGGCCGCACTGGTCTACGAAACCGCAGGGGTGCGGCGGTTTGCCCAGGCCCGCCGGTTCATTGAGCAGTGGCGCAGTAAAACACACCGATACAGCGAAGCGGGGCCAGCGCTGGCCCTCAGCGGGGCCGATGGGGCCCGATTTTTTTGCGCGTTTACCTTTTTTGCCGACTCGCCCCACGGGGAGGCCACCTTTCCGGCGGCAACGGTGGTGTTGCCCCAGTGGCAGCTGGTGCGTCAGGGGCAGCAGAGCGTGCTCACCCTCAACTATCTGGTGACGGCAACCAGTGATGTGGGGGCAATCATCGACGGCCTGGCGGAGCAGCTGCGGGCGGTGGAACGCCTTGGTACGGCTCCCTGGCGGGATCCTCTGCCTGCGACCCGGCTACCCGTGCAGCCTGCACCCGAGGCGGGGCAGCGGTTCAGGGCAGCGGTTAACCGCGCCCTGGGCTATATGTCCCGGCACCCGGTGCAGAAAATTGTGCTGGCCCATGCCCTGGACTGGGTGAGCGCTGAACCAATTCAGCCCCTGGCCGCCCTGGGGCGGCTGCGGCAGCGCTACCCCGACTGCCACGTGTTTTCGGTGGGCCAGGGCAACGGCAGAACCTTTATGGGGGCCAGTCCCGAGCGACTGCTCAGCCTCACCCAGGGGCAGCTGATCACCGATGCCCTGGCGGGGTCGGCACCTCGGGGCAGGGTTCCTTCCCAGGATGACTGTCTGGCCCAGGAGCTGTTGCACAACCCCAAGGAACGAGGAGAGCACCGCCTCGTGGTGGAGTTTTTGGCGCGACAGCTTCAGGGGGTGGGGCTATGGCCTCAGTACCAGCCCCGACCTGGGGTGCGGCGGCTGTCCAACATTCAGCATTTACATACGCCCATGCGGGCGGGGGTGCCCCGCCACATCCACCCGCTGCACCTTGTGGAGGCCCTGCATCCCACCCCAGCGGTGGCCGGGGTGCCGACTCGGGCCGCCTGCGACCAGATCTTGCGGTTTGAAGATTTTGATCGCAGCCTGTACGCGGCTCCCCTTGGCTGGGTGGGGGCCAACGGCGACAGCGAATTTATCGTGGGCATTCGCTCGGCCCTGGTGGCGGATAGCTGGGTACGGCTGTACGCCGGGGCTGGTATTGTGGCAGGATCTGACCCCGATCGCGAGTGGGCAGAAATTAAGCTGAAGCTGCGCGCCCTGGGCGAGTCGCTGGTGTAG
- the menD gene encoding 2-succinyl-5-enolpyruvyl-6-hydroxy-3-cyclohexene-1-carboxylic-acid synthase, protein MVFDFRNTNALWASVLAATLARLGLETAVISPGSRSTPLTVALVRHPKIEAVPVLDERSAAFFALGVARRTGRPVALVCTSGTAGANYYPAVIEARESRIPLLVLTADRPPELRDCASGQTIDQQRLFGTFPNWYAELAVPVAEVAMLRYLRQTLGQAWGRSLYPTAGPVHLNCPFRDPLAPIADGSVTHLKEDLNDSFLAAVELPAFGQQLGLGVDLLPWLETWRGCDRGLIVAGPAQPTDSLAYCQAVAALANYLGWPVLAEGLSPLRSAANLNAALITTYDLALARPAEATDLMPEQVIQLGALPTSKRLRQWLQDSQPRRWVVDPSGDHLDPLHGPVTALPLSVEALALALPQPVAEPQTTPYGERWLRLEQTLRHYLDSALANLEVPFDGKVPWLLARCLPRETPVVIANSMPIRDVEWFWPPGDRRLRPYCNRGANGIDGTLSTALGIAHGGLPTVLLTGDLALLHDTNGWLSVPRLRGHLTVVAINNRGGGIFDRLPIATLAAPDETWFEDFFTTPQTVDLNRLCAAYGVNYERVETWSQLTASVSTLPPTGVRLLEVRCDRQQSHTIRQQLLTPSKDLSNPLNQNL, encoded by the coding sequence ATGGTCTTTGATTTTCGCAACACCAATGCCCTGTGGGCCTCGGTACTGGCGGCTACCTTGGCCCGCCTGGGGCTCGAGACAGCGGTGATTTCTCCGGGCTCGCGCTCCACGCCCCTGACGGTGGCCCTGGTCAGGCATCCCAAAATTGAGGCGGTGCCGGTGCTCGATGAGCGATCGGCGGCGTTCTTTGCCCTCGGGGTGGCTCGGCGCACCGGGCGGCCGGTCGCCTTAGTCTGCACCTCCGGCACTGCCGGAGCCAACTACTACCCCGCTGTCATTGAGGCCCGCGAAAGCCGTATCCCCCTGCTGGTGCTCACCGCCGATCGCCCGCCCGAGCTGCGCGACTGCGCCTCGGGCCAAACGATTGACCAGCAAAGGCTGTTTGGCACGTTCCCCAACTGGTACGCGGAGCTGGCGGTACCCGTGGCGGAGGTGGCCATGCTGCGCTACCTGCGGCAAACCCTGGGGCAGGCCTGGGGGCGATCGCTCTACCCGACGGCGGGGCCAGTGCACCTCAACTGTCCCTTTCGCGACCCCCTGGCCCCCATTGCTGACGGCTCGGTAACGCACCTCAAGGAGGACCTCAACGACAGCTTTTTGGCGGCAGTTGAGCTGCCCGCCTTTGGGCAACAGCTGGGGCTGGGGGTAGATCTGCTGCCGTGGCTGGAGACCTGGCGGGGGTGCGATCGCGGGCTGATTGTCGCTGGCCCCGCCCAGCCTACCGACTCGCTTGCCTACTGCCAGGCCGTCGCCGCCCTGGCCAACTATTTGGGCTGGCCGGTGCTGGCTGAAGGGCTGTCGCCGCTGCGCAGTGCGGCCAACCTAAATGCGGCCTTGATCACCACCTACGATCTGGCGCTGGCCCGGCCCGCTGAGGCCACCGATCTGATGCCTGAGCAGGTGATTCAGCTGGGGGCGCTGCCCACGAGCAAACGACTGCGCCAGTGGCTCCAGGACAGCCAGCCCCGTCGCTGGGTGGTTGACCCCAGCGGTGATCACCTCGATCCCCTCCACGGCCCGGTCACGGCTCTGCCCCTCAGCGTCGAGGCACTGGCTTTAGCGCTGCCCCAGCCTGTGGCAGAACCGCAGACGACCCCCTACGGCGAGCGGTGGTTGCGCCTTGAGCAGACCCTGCGCCACTACCTGGACAGTGCCCTGGCCAATCTGGAAGTCCCCTTTGATGGCAAAGTACCCTGGCTGCTGGCCCGCTGCCTGCCCCGTGAGACGCCGGTTGTAATCGCCAACAGCATGCCCATCCGCGATGTGGAGTGGTTTTGGCCGCCGGGCGATCGCCGCCTGCGCCCCTACTGCAACCGGGGGGCCAACGGCATTGACGGTACACTGTCTACCGCCCTAGGAATTGCCCACGGCGGTCTGCCCACGGTGCTGCTGACCGGCGACCTGGCCCTGCTCCACGACACCAACGGCTGGCTCAGCGTGCCGCGCCTGCGCGGCCATCTCACGGTGGTCGCGATTAACAACCGAGGCGGCGGCATCTTTGATCGATTGCCCATCGCCACCCTGGCCGCCCCCGACGAAACCTGGTTTGAAGATTTTTTTACCACCCCCCAAACCGTTGACCTCAATCGCCTCTGCGCCGCCTATGGTGTCAACTACGAGCGGGTCGAAACCTGGAGTCAGCTGACGGCCAGTGTCAGCACGTTACCCCCTACCGGCGTGCGGCTGCTAGAGGTGCGCTGCGATCGCCAACAGTCCCACACCATTCGCCAACAGCTCCTCACGCCCTCAAAGGATTTATCAAACCCCTTAAACCAAAACCTCTAG
- a CDS encoding cell wall metabolism sensor histidine kinase WalK, which yields MAKVSLRSRLFLSHLAVMGIGILALAIFGRLYTPRLFVISLERYENGVLSVQRRTQLVKGFEAAWSRGMLWAILVGGGTAGGLSYWVSRRIIRPLDQMTDVTRSFAAGRLNARVPPSEILEIQRLASSFNRMAADLEGVEEHRRELIGDLTHELRTPLTIIHGYLEGLADGTVAPEPELYQRLAGETTRLQRLVNDLQELSKLEAGYLPIQAQTVALCPLLSALVRPFADQFVSTDRVAVALHCPPELPSVYADPSRIEQILINLLGNALRYTEKGTVMVDAWAQPGRVYVRVSDTGIGIAEEDLPYVFERFWRADRSRNRNSGGTGLGLTICRRLVEVQGGKIEVKSELGKGSEFTLWLPQGKGS from the coding sequence ATGGCCAAGGTTAGCCTCCGCAGTCGCCTCTTTCTCTCTCACCTGGCGGTGATGGGAATTGGCATTTTGGCCCTGGCCATTTTTGGGCGGCTCTACACGCCACGGCTGTTTGTAATTTCCCTGGAGCGCTACGAGAACGGGGTGCTGAGTGTGCAGCGCCGCACCCAGCTTGTCAAAGGCTTTGAGGCGGCCTGGAGCCGAGGCATGTTGTGGGCAATTTTAGTGGGGGGCGGCACAGCGGGGGGGCTGAGCTATTGGGTGTCGCGCCGCATCATTCGCCCGTTAGACCAGATGACGGATGTGACGCGCTCCTTTGCGGCGGGCCGATTGAATGCCCGCGTGCCGCCGTCGGAAATTTTGGAAATTCAGCGGCTGGCCAGCAGCTTCAACCGGATGGCAGCGGATCTAGAGGGGGTGGAAGAGCACCGTCGCGAGCTGATTGGGGATCTCACCCACGAACTGCGTACTCCGCTGACCATTATTCACGGCTACCTTGAGGGCCTAGCGGACGGCACCGTTGCCCCAGAGCCCGAACTCTACCAGCGGCTAGCAGGGGAAACAACGCGCCTCCAGCGCCTGGTCAACGACCTGCAAGAGCTGTCCAAGCTGGAGGCAGGCTATCTCCCCATCCAGGCTCAAACTGTGGCGCTGTGCCCGCTGCTGAGCGCTCTGGTGCGTCCTTTCGCCGACCAGTTTGTCAGTACCGATCGGGTAGCGGTAGCGTTGCATTGCCCGCCTGAGCTGCCCTCGGTCTATGCCGACCCCAGTCGCATTGAGCAAATTCTGATCAACCTGCTGGGCAACGCCCTGCGCTACACCGAGAAGGGGACGGTTATGGTGGACGCCTGGGCCCAGCCGGGGCGGGTCTACGTGCGCGTGAGCGACACCGGTATTGGCATTGCCGAGGAGGATTTGCCCTACGTCTTTGAGCGATTTTGGCGGGCCGATCGCTCTCGCAACCGCAATTCGGGGGGCACTGGTCTGGGCCTCACGATCTGCCGCCGCCTGGTGGAAGTACAGGGGGGCAAAATTGAGGTTAAAAGTGAGCTGGGTAAGGGGAGTGAGTTTACGCTTTGGCTGCCCCAGGGGAAGGGCAGCTGA
- a CDS encoding ferredoxin family protein codes for MAHTIVTDVCEGVADCVDACPVACISEGPGKNTKGTDWYWIDFSTCIDCGICLQVCPVEGAILPEEQPDLQNTPA; via the coding sequence GTGGCCCATACCATTGTGACTGACGTTTGTGAGGGCGTTGCCGACTGCGTCGATGCCTGCCCCGTGGCCTGCATCAGCGAGGGGCCGGGTAAAAATACCAAGGGCACCGACTGGTACTGGATTGACTTCTCAACCTGCATTGACTGCGGCATTTGCCTTCAGGTGTGCCCGGTAGAGGGGGCAATTTTGCCCGAAGAACAGCCGGATCTACAAAACACTCCGGCCTAG
- a CDS encoding ATP phosphoribosyltransferase regulatory subunit: MTYQPPAGARDLLPLDVAQKYWIENRLEQVFQRWGYHRIITSTVEQMDTLMAGGAIDQAAVIELQPVAGKRLGLRPELTASIARTAVTRLARVTYPQRLYYNANVFRQATGSHGGQQEFYQAGVELLGAGATVADAEIVLLLLDCLHSLSLDSWCLILGDAQLTQALLTPFAPDQRQAVRQALASLDRVALDNLGLSPELHRHALYLLDLRGHPEDVLQALGQLALEAAAQSAVERLKSLVALVRDVINTDGDSQRLTLGRQRSALTLDLSLIQPFDYYTGLVFEVVTGPEQGCQVLGQGGRYDHLLSVFQGQGQGFPGVGFVLNMEALHQTLLPTGHLPQDTPPSDWLVVPTVPQAAAAAFTYAQTLRASASLVRAEVHLADGEPPAAIRDLARQRRISRIAWIGPDGLPDIEALN, from the coding sequence ATGACCTACCAACCCCCAGCCGGGGCGCGAGACCTGCTGCCCCTCGACGTCGCCCAAAAATACTGGATCGAAAATCGCCTAGAGCAGGTCTTTCAGCGCTGGGGCTACCACCGCATCATCACCTCTACGGTAGAGCAAATGGACACCCTGATGGCCGGCGGGGCCATCGACCAAGCAGCGGTCATCGAGCTACAGCCCGTGGCGGGCAAACGCCTGGGGCTGCGGCCTGAATTGACCGCCTCCATCGCCCGCACGGCCGTCACCCGTCTGGCCCGGGTCACCTACCCCCAGCGGCTTTACTACAACGCCAACGTGTTTCGTCAAGCCACCGGCAGCCACGGGGGCCAGCAGGAGTTCTACCAGGCCGGGGTCGAGCTGCTGGGAGCCGGGGCAACGGTAGCCGACGCAGAGATTGTGCTGCTGCTGCTAGACTGTCTCCACAGCCTCTCCCTTGACTCCTGGTGCTTGATTCTGGGCGATGCCCAGCTCACCCAGGCGCTTCTGACCCCCTTTGCCCCCGATCAGCGCCAGGCGGTGCGCCAGGCCTTAGCCAGCCTTGACCGGGTAGCCCTCGACAACCTGGGCCTATCCCCAGAGCTGCATCGGCACGCCCTGTATCTGCTCGACCTGCGCGGTCATCCCGAGGACGTGCTCCAGGCCCTGGGGCAGCTGGCCCTAGAGGCCGCAGCTCAGAGCGCAGTCGAGCGGCTTAAATCCCTCGTCGCCCTGGTACGAGACGTAATCAACACCGACGGCGACAGCCAGCGGCTAACCCTAGGGCGTCAACGCTCCGCCTTGACCCTCGATCTCAGCTTAATCCAGCCCTTTGACTACTACACCGGTCTGGTCTTTGAAGTTGTGACCGGCCCTGAGCAAGGTTGTCAGGTACTCGGGCAGGGGGGCCGCTATGACCATCTGTTGAGCGTCTTTCAGGGGCAGGGCCAAGGTTTTCCGGGGGTTGGCTTTGTGCTCAACATGGAGGCTTTGCACCAGACGCTGCTGCCCACGGGACACCTTCCTCAGGATACGCCCCCTAGCGACTGGCTCGTAGTTCCGACGGTGCCCCAGGCAGCGGCAGCGGCCTTTACCTACGCCCAAACCCTGCGAGCTTCGGCCAGTCTGGTGCGGGCTGAGGTTCATCTGGCCGACGGCGAGCCCCCTGCTGCCATCCGCGACCTAGCCCGCCAGCGCCGCATCAGCCGCATCGCCTGGATCGGCCCGGACGGGTTGCCAGATATTGAAGCTCTGAACTAA